Genomic window (Mycolicibacterium smegmatis):
CGTCGCGGTGGCGGACCGGGTCATGGCGCTGGTGGGTGGCGGTGGGCACGCCGAGCGCCTGGCCGTGCCTGCGGATCTGTTGCTCCCGATCCCGCGTGATGTGTCGTGGGAGCAGGCGGGCGGATTCCCCGAGATCTTCAGCACAGCCTGGGACGCGCTGGTCACCCAGGCGCAGGTCGGCGTGGGGGATCGCGTGCTGATCACCGGTGCGGCCGGCGGTGTCGGATCGGCCATGGTGCAGATCGCCGCGGTCACGGGTGCGCACGTGGTGGCCAGCGTGCGACGTCCCGAGTTGCACGCCAAGGTGAAGTCCCTTGGCGGGGAATCACAATCCCTGGCGGTGGTGTCCCCGGATGACGAGGCCGACCACGGCCCGTTCGACGTGATCGTCGAACTCGTCGGCGGTGCCGATTGTCTGCAGCGGGTGGAGCTCCTGCGCACCGGTGGCCGGTTCCTGATCGTGGGTGTCCACACCGGTGCCACGGCGTCGTTGCCGATGTTCACGCTGATGCTGGCACGGGCGAAACTGATCGGTACGACCATCCGGGGACGAAGCCACGCCGAAAAGGCCCTTATCGCAAGAACCATCGCCGGCAAAGTCGTGCCGTTGCTCGCCGATGGGCGGATCCGGGTGCCGATCGAGGCCACCTACGGTCTCGATGAATACGCGGATGCCTACGAACGCCTGGGCGCACCGGGCAAGTTCGGCAAGATCGTGCTGACCCCCTGAATCGCGCGCGACCGCGTCGGGGCGTTGCGGTGAGCTGTTGGCGGTCAACGGCTCTGCGCCAAGGCCCGGTAGCCTTCCCACACACTCGGATACTCGGGCCGCCAGTTCGTCGCGGTGCGGAAGCGTTGGTTGCTGACCCGCAGTGATCTCGTGAGCGACGTACTGCGATCGCCCAGCAACAGCGCCGCCTGCCCGGGAACTGTCACCCAAGGCGCACTGTTCACCGCTGCGGCCATCGCGCGAACGTTCTGCTTCTTGGTCACGGGTTGGTCGTCGACGATGTTGTAGGTCCCCGCGTCGCACCCCAACGCGGCAACGACAGCCCGGGCGGCGTCGCCGAGGTGTATCGATGACACGTACGCGTCGGCGCGGCCGGCCTGGAAACCGATGTGCCGGCGCGCGAGATCCATGATGAGATCGCTGTTCGACGCACCGGGGCCGTAGAACAGTCCGAACCTCAACACCACGGCATCTCGGCCCGAGCCGCCGAATCGGCGGGCATTCGACTCCGCGGCATGGTTGCCCACTGCAATCGGGAAGTGGTCGACCGCCGAGTCCTCGTCGATCCAGCGGTCGCCGTGATCGCGGTAGATCATCGCCACCGATTCCTGGATCACCCGTGCCACTCCCGCCGCCAGTGCGGCATCGACGACAGCGGCCGATCCCTGGGTGCGGATCCGTTGGCATTCGGCCCAGGCCGACTTCAGCATGAACCGTTGCGGAGACGGCAGCGCAGAAGCCAGATTGACCACGGCGTCGTGGCCCTGGAACGCCGTCGTGAGTGCGGCCGGATCGAACAGCGAGAGTTGAACCGGCCGCGCACCCTGGGCACGAAGGTCCGCAGCCTTGGACTCACTTCGGGCCAGCGCCGTGACGTCATGGCCCGCCGTCACCAGCGCGGAAATCGCATGACTCCCGATCGCGCCGGTACCTCCCGTGACGAACACCCGCATCGCCCACCCCCAGTCGCGCCCCGACCCCATCTATACGCGCCACGCTCACGGGAGGGACGGAAACACGCCGCCGACGGCCCGTCGCACGCTAGTGTCTGGACGGCGCACGACCGGGTGAGGAGGCGGCCATGGGTGGCTATCGAACAGTGATCGTGGGAACCGACGGTTCAACCTCGTCCATGCGAGCGGTCGAACGTGCGGGCGCAGTCGCCGCACAGGAGAACGCGAAGCTCATCATCGCGACTGCGCACTTCCATCACGGCGAGAAGGGCGGATGGGCGCGTCCGCCCGCGCCGGATCAGGTACGAGATCGCCGTGCCGAGGACGCGCTCGGTCGCGAGGGCTATCGGATGCACGGTGACGCGGACGCGTACGAGGTCCTGCGGGACGCCCGAGACGTCGCGTACGGCGCCGGTGCCCGCGACATCCATGAACGTGTGGTCGAGGGCGCACCCGTCGCGGCGCTGCTCACACTCGCCAAGGAGGTCGACGCCGATCTGATCGTCGTCGGCGATGTGGGCCTGGACTCCGTGGCCGGTCGTCTGCTTGGCTCGGTGCCCGCCGAGATCGCCCGCAAGTCGAAGGTCGACATCCTCATCGTGCACACCGCCAACTGACAGCTCGGCGGTTCAGCGTGGCCGTCTAGCATGGCGCCATGACTCTGCACGCCGACGCTGCCCATCCGGATCTGGTGACCGTCGAGGTGCCGACACATTGGTACAACCTCGCCGCCGAGTTGGATCAGCCGATCCCGCCGCACCTGCACCCGGGTACCAAGGAACCGGTGGGTCCCGACGATCTGGCCGCGCTCTTCCCGAGCGGCCTGATCGCGCAGGAGGTGTCCACCGAGGCCTACATCGCCATCCCCGATCCGGTGCGCGAGATCTACTCGATGTGGCGGCCGTCGCCGCTGATCCGGGCGCGGCGGTTCGAAAAGGCGCTCAACACCGGGGCCCACATCTACGTCAAGTACGAGGGTGTCAGCCCGGTGGGTAGCCACAAGACGAATTCTGCTGTCGCGCAGGCCTATTACAACAGCGTGGACGGGGTCCGCAAGCTCACCACCGAGACCGGTGCCGGCCAGTGGGGCAGTGCGCTGGCGTTCGCCGGGGCGCAGTTCGGCCTGGAGATCGAGGTGTGGCAGGTGCGCGCGTCGTACGAGTCGAAGCCGTACCGCGGCCACCTCATCCGGACCTACGGCGGTGTTGTCCATTCCAGCCCGTCGGAACTGACCGAATCGGGCCGCGCGATCTTGGCGAAGGATCCGAACACGACCGGCAGCCTCGGTATGGCGGTCAGTGAGGCCGTCGAGGTCGCCGCCGGGGATCCGGACACCCGTTACGCCCTCGGCAGTGTGCTCAACCATGTTGTGCTGCACCAGAGTGTCATCGGCCAGGAGGCCGTCGCGCAGTTGGCCGCAGTCGAACCGAACGGCGCAGACCTCGTGTTCGGTTGCGCGGGAGGAGGTTCCAACCTCGCCGGGTTGGCTTTCCCGTTCCTGCGTGAGAAGATCCACGGTCGTTCCGACCCGAAGGTGATCGCGGCCGAACCGGCGGCGTGCCCGTCGATCACCCAGGGGGAGTACCGCTACGACCACGGTGATGTCGCAGGTCTCACGCCACTGCTGAAAATGCACACGCTCGGAATGGATTTCGTGCCCGATCCCATCCACGCGGGCGGTCTGCGCTATCACGGGATGGCGCCCGCGCTCAGCCACACCGTCGAACTCGGCCTCGTCCAGGGCGTGGCCATCTCACAGCACGATGCGTTCTCCGCGGGTGTGCAGTTCGCGCGGACGCAGGGCATCGTGCCGGCGCCGGAGTCGACGCATGCGATCGCCGCGGCCGCGGCGCACGTGGCAGACGATCCGTCGGAGCAGGTCGTCGTGATCGGTCTATCCGGACACGGCCAACTCGACCTGCCGGCGTACGCCGAGTATCTCGACGGGAAGTTCTGAAGCCGGCGTCGGTGATCTCGCGCCTCGGAACTTCGGTGTTTCGGCGCCGTCAATACGAGGTATATCGCTCAGCGTCCCCGAGCAGGAGGAATGACGATGAGCGTGAGCGCCCGCCCGGTACACGGTGTCCTTGACAAAGCAACGGACAGTACAGCTTTCGAATACACGGCGCGGGCCGGTTTCGCCGCGAGTGGCGTTCTCCATCTGCTTGTCGCGTACATCATCCTGCGTCTCGCGTTCGGGTCGGGCGGTAACGCCGATCAATCGGGTGCGCTCGCGACGCTGGCCGCACAGCCCGGCGGAGCGGTGGTGCTGTG
Coding sequences:
- a CDS encoding alcohol dehydrogenase catalytic domain-containing protein is translated as MIGGGRFRLEQRADPVAGPHEVLVEVRAAGLNAADLQQARGDYPAPAGWPADVPGLEIAGEVIDVGASVTGVAVADRVMALVGGGGHAERLAVPADLLLPIPRDVSWEQAGGFPEIFSTAWDALVTQAQVGVGDRVLITGAAGGVGSAMVQIAAVTGAHVVASVRRPELHAKVKSLGGESQSLAVVSPDDEADHGPFDVIVELVGGADCLQRVELLRTGGRFLIVGVHTGATASLPMFTLMLARAKLIGTTIRGRSHAEKALIARTIAGKVVPLLADGRIRVPIEATYGLDEYADAYERLGAPGKFGKIVLTP
- a CDS encoding NAD-dependent epimerase/dehydratase family protein codes for the protein MRVFVTGGTGAIGSHAISALVTAGHDVTALARSESKAADLRAQGARPVQLSLFDPAALTTAFQGHDAVVNLASALPSPQRFMLKSAWAECQRIRTQGSAAVVDAALAAGVARVIQESVAMIYRDHGDRWIDEDSAVDHFPIAVGNHAAESNARRFGGSGRDAVVLRFGLFYGPGASNSDLIMDLARRHIGFQAGRADAYVSSIHLGDAARAVVAALGCDAGTYNIVDDQPVTKKQNVRAMAAAVNSAPWVTVPGQAALLLGDRSTSLTRSLRVSNQRFRTATNWRPEYPSVWEGYRALAQSR
- a CDS encoding universal stress protein: MGGYRTVIVGTDGSTSSMRAVERAGAVAAQENAKLIIATAHFHHGEKGGWARPPAPDQVRDRRAEDALGREGYRMHGDADAYEVLRDARDVAYGAGARDIHERVVEGAPVAALLTLAKEVDADLIVVGDVGLDSVAGRLLGSVPAEIARKSKVDILIVHTAN
- a CDS encoding TrpB-like pyridoxal phosphate-dependent enzyme, coding for MTLHADAAHPDLVTVEVPTHWYNLAAELDQPIPPHLHPGTKEPVGPDDLAALFPSGLIAQEVSTEAYIAIPDPVREIYSMWRPSPLIRARRFEKALNTGAHIYVKYEGVSPVGSHKTNSAVAQAYYNSVDGVRKLTTETGAGQWGSALAFAGAQFGLEIEVWQVRASYESKPYRGHLIRTYGGVVHSSPSELTESGRAILAKDPNTTGSLGMAVSEAVEVAAGDPDTRYALGSVLNHVVLHQSVIGQEAVAQLAAVEPNGADLVFGCAGGGSNLAGLAFPFLREKIHGRSDPKVIAAEPAACPSITQGEYRYDHGDVAGLTPLLKMHTLGMDFVPDPIHAGGLRYHGMAPALSHTVELGLVQGVAISQHDAFSAGVQFARTQGIVPAPESTHAIAAAAAHVADDPSEQVVVIGLSGHGQLDLPAYAEYLDGKF